Proteins encoded in a region of the Aphelocoma coerulescens isolate FSJ_1873_10779 chromosome 28, UR_Acoe_1.0, whole genome shotgun sequence genome:
- the CRLF1 gene encoding cytokine receptor-like factor 1 isoform X2, producing MPPPPLLPMLPLLLLLCPRLPRADPLSYPAVISPQDPTLLIGSSLVATCTVSPDFPLKAEDLYWTLNGRRLPAASYAALGPSTLSVALAHLNGSRQQSGDNLVCHSRDGGILAGSCLYVGLPPEKPVNITCWSKNMKDLTCKWAPGTEGETFLHTNYTLKYKRRWYGQDNTCQEYHTAGTYSCHIPKDLALFTPYEIWVEASNRLGVAVSDVVMLDILDVVTTDPPSDVHVSRVGDLEDQLSVRWSSPPALKDFLFQAKYQIQYRVEDSSEWKVVDDVGNQTSCRLAGLRPGTVYFVQVRCNPFSIYGSKKAGIWSDWSNPTAASTPRSERVAGGCDPKGGEQNTTLRRELKQFFGWVKKHAYGCSNLGIKLYDQWRVWLQKSHKTRNQVGSSRR from the exons ACCCCGCCGTGATTTCCCCCCAAGACCCCACCCTGCTGATCGGCTCCTCGCTGGTCGCCACGTGCACGGTCAGCCCGGACTTTCCGCTGAAAGCCGAGGACCTGTACTGGACGCTGAACGGGCGGCGCCTCCCGGCCGCCTCCTACGCCGCCCTGGGCCCCTCCACGCTCAGCGTGGCCCTCGCCCACCTCAACGGCTCCAGGCAGCAGTCGGGGGACAACCTGGTGTGTCACAGCAGAGACGGCGGCATCTTGGCCGGCTCCTGCCTTTACGTTGGAC tacccccagaaAAACCAGTCAACATCACTTGCTGGTCCAAAAACATGAAGGACCTGACCTGCAAGTGGGCGCCGGGGACAGAAGGGGAGACCTTCCTGCACACCAACTACACCCTCAAGTACAAGCGCAG GTGGTACGGCCAGGACAACACCTGCCAGGAATACCACACGGCCGGGACCTACTCCTGCCACATCCCCAAGGACCTGGCCCTCTTCACGCCCTACGAGATCTGGGTGGAGGCGTCCAACCGCCTGGGGGTGGCCGTGTCCGACGTGGTCATGCTGGACATCCTCGACGTGG TCACCACAGACCCGCCGTCGGACGTGCACGTCAGCAGGGTGGGCGACCTGGAGGACCAGCTGAGCGTGCGCTGGAGCTCCCCGCCGGCCCTCAAGGATTTCCTCTTCCAAGCCAAGTACCAGATCCAATACCGGGTGGAGGACAGCTCCGAGTGGAAG GTGGTGGATGATGTGGGCAACCAGACCTCGTGTCGCCTGGCCGGCCTGCGCCCCGGCACCGTCTACTTCGTCCAGGTGCGCTGTAACCCCTTCAGCATCTACGGCTCCAAGAAAGCCGGAATCTGGAGCGACTGGAGCAACCCCACGGCCGCCTCCACCCCACGCAGCG AGCGAGTGGCGGGGGGCTGCGACCCCAAAGGGGGGGAGCAGAACACGACGCTGCGGCGGGAGCTGAAGCAGTTTTTCGGGTGGGTGAAGAAACACGCCTACGGCTGCTCCAACCTCGGCATCAAACTCTACGACCAGTGGCGCGTGTGGCTGCAGAAATCGCACAAAACACGCAACCAGGTAG GTTCTTCCCGGCGATAA
- the CRLF1 gene encoding cytokine receptor-like factor 1 isoform X1, whose translation MPPPPLLPMLPLLLLLCPRLPRADPLSYPAVISPQDPTLLIGSSLVATCTVSPDFPLKAEDLYWTLNGRRLPAASYAALGPSTLSVALAHLNGSRQQSGDNLVCHSRDGGILAGSCLYVGLPPEKPVNITCWSKNMKDLTCKWAPGTEGETFLHTNYTLKYKRRWYGQDNTCQEYHTAGTYSCHIPKDLALFTPYEIWVEASNRLGVAVSDVVMLDILDVVTTDPPSDVHVSRVGDLEDQLSVRWSSPPALKDFLFQAKYQIQYRVEDSSEWKVVDDVGNQTSCRLAGLRPGTVYFVQVRCNPFSIYGSKKAGIWSDWSNPTAASTPRSERVAGGCDPKGGEQNTTLRRELKQFFGWVKKHAYGCSNLGIKLYDQWRVWLQKSHKTRNQVLPGDKL comes from the exons ACCCCGCCGTGATTTCCCCCCAAGACCCCACCCTGCTGATCGGCTCCTCGCTGGTCGCCACGTGCACGGTCAGCCCGGACTTTCCGCTGAAAGCCGAGGACCTGTACTGGACGCTGAACGGGCGGCGCCTCCCGGCCGCCTCCTACGCCGCCCTGGGCCCCTCCACGCTCAGCGTGGCCCTCGCCCACCTCAACGGCTCCAGGCAGCAGTCGGGGGACAACCTGGTGTGTCACAGCAGAGACGGCGGCATCTTGGCCGGCTCCTGCCTTTACGTTGGAC tacccccagaaAAACCAGTCAACATCACTTGCTGGTCCAAAAACATGAAGGACCTGACCTGCAAGTGGGCGCCGGGGACAGAAGGGGAGACCTTCCTGCACACCAACTACACCCTCAAGTACAAGCGCAG GTGGTACGGCCAGGACAACACCTGCCAGGAATACCACACGGCCGGGACCTACTCCTGCCACATCCCCAAGGACCTGGCCCTCTTCACGCCCTACGAGATCTGGGTGGAGGCGTCCAACCGCCTGGGGGTGGCCGTGTCCGACGTGGTCATGCTGGACATCCTCGACGTGG TCACCACAGACCCGCCGTCGGACGTGCACGTCAGCAGGGTGGGCGACCTGGAGGACCAGCTGAGCGTGCGCTGGAGCTCCCCGCCGGCCCTCAAGGATTTCCTCTTCCAAGCCAAGTACCAGATCCAATACCGGGTGGAGGACAGCTCCGAGTGGAAG GTGGTGGATGATGTGGGCAACCAGACCTCGTGTCGCCTGGCCGGCCTGCGCCCCGGCACCGTCTACTTCGTCCAGGTGCGCTGTAACCCCTTCAGCATCTACGGCTCCAAGAAAGCCGGAATCTGGAGCGACTGGAGCAACCCCACGGCCGCCTCCACCCCACGCAGCG AGCGAGTGGCGGGGGGCTGCGACCCCAAAGGGGGGGAGCAGAACACGACGCTGCGGCGGGAGCTGAAGCAGTTTTTCGGGTGGGTGAAGAAACACGCCTACGGCTGCTCCAACCTCGGCATCAAACTCTACGACCAGTGGCGCGTGTGGCTGCAGAAATCGCACAAAACACGCAACCAG GTTCTTCCCGGCGATAAGCTGTAG
- the CRLF1 gene encoding cytokine receptor-like factor 1 isoform X3: MPPPPLLPMLPLLLLLCPRLPRADPLSYPAVISPQDPTLLIGSSLVATCTVSPDFPLKAEDLYWTLNGRRLPAASYAALGPSTLSVALAHLNGSRQQSGDNLVCHSRDGGILAGSCLYVGLPPEKPVNITCWSKNMKDLTCKWAPGTEGETFLHTNYTLKYKRRWYGQDNTCQEYHTAGTYSCHIPKDLALFTPYEIWVEASNRLGVAVSDVVMLDILDVVTTDPPSDVHVSRVGDLEDQLSVRWSSPPALKDFLFQAKYQIQYRVEDSSEWKVVDDVGNQTSCRLAGLRPGTVYFVQVRCNPFSIYGSKKAGIWSDWSNPTAASTPRSERVAGGCDPKGGEQNTTLRRELKQFFGWVKKHAYGCSNLGIKLYDQWRVWLQKSHKTRNQVGKEFFPAISCSPRGTERRQDGTGRPAPTRDRPRPPRPRRGGVGRRPGRSAAPQPWGMGWGEVGGPGWPSPGGSVGPRPRGNEGTPQPCPAGGGAGALLRQPEQPLG; encoded by the exons ACCCCGCCGTGATTTCCCCCCAAGACCCCACCCTGCTGATCGGCTCCTCGCTGGTCGCCACGTGCACGGTCAGCCCGGACTTTCCGCTGAAAGCCGAGGACCTGTACTGGACGCTGAACGGGCGGCGCCTCCCGGCCGCCTCCTACGCCGCCCTGGGCCCCTCCACGCTCAGCGTGGCCCTCGCCCACCTCAACGGCTCCAGGCAGCAGTCGGGGGACAACCTGGTGTGTCACAGCAGAGACGGCGGCATCTTGGCCGGCTCCTGCCTTTACGTTGGAC tacccccagaaAAACCAGTCAACATCACTTGCTGGTCCAAAAACATGAAGGACCTGACCTGCAAGTGGGCGCCGGGGACAGAAGGGGAGACCTTCCTGCACACCAACTACACCCTCAAGTACAAGCGCAG GTGGTACGGCCAGGACAACACCTGCCAGGAATACCACACGGCCGGGACCTACTCCTGCCACATCCCCAAGGACCTGGCCCTCTTCACGCCCTACGAGATCTGGGTGGAGGCGTCCAACCGCCTGGGGGTGGCCGTGTCCGACGTGGTCATGCTGGACATCCTCGACGTGG TCACCACAGACCCGCCGTCGGACGTGCACGTCAGCAGGGTGGGCGACCTGGAGGACCAGCTGAGCGTGCGCTGGAGCTCCCCGCCGGCCCTCAAGGATTTCCTCTTCCAAGCCAAGTACCAGATCCAATACCGGGTGGAGGACAGCTCCGAGTGGAAG GTGGTGGATGATGTGGGCAACCAGACCTCGTGTCGCCTGGCCGGCCTGCGCCCCGGCACCGTCTACTTCGTCCAGGTGCGCTGTAACCCCTTCAGCATCTACGGCTCCAAGAAAGCCGGAATCTGGAGCGACTGGAGCAACCCCACGGCCGCCTCCACCCCACGCAGCG AGCGAGTGGCGGGGGGCTGCGACCCCAAAGGGGGGGAGCAGAACACGACGCTGCGGCGGGAGCTGAAGCAGTTTTTCGGGTGGGTGAAGAAACACGCCTACGGCTGCTCCAACCTCGGCATCAAACTCTACGACCAGTGGCGCGTGTGGCTGCAGAAATCGCACAAAACACGCAACCAGGTAGGTAAGGA GTTCTTCCCGGCGATAAGCTGTAGCCCGCGGGGGACCGAGCGCCGGCAGGATGGGACGGGGCGCCCGGCGCCCACCCGGGAccgcccgcgcccgccccggccccgccgcgggggAGTTGGGAGGCGGCCGGGGCGCAGcgcggccccgcagccctgggggatggggtggggtgaggtTGGGGGGCCGGGCTGGCCCAGCCCcgggggctctgtggggccgCGGCCCCGCGGCAACGAGGGGACCCCCCAGCCTTGCCCGGCCGGGGGGGGCGCCGGGGCTTTGCTC